A genomic window from Flavobacterium johnsoniae includes:
- a CDS encoding HD domain-containing protein encodes MNTKDLLDQIAFIKEIDKVKYIQRKTKLFNSDRCENDAEHSWHLALMAIVLAEHSNEPIDVLKVVKMVLIHDIVEIDAGDVFIYDTIKSHDNTDEERLAANRIFGLLPKNQADELISIWEEFEAGETNEAKFARSMDRLEPLLQNTSNNGGTWKEFGVKYDKVYEKKSVIKTGSKSIWNYAEGLINESVEKGILKKE; translated from the coding sequence ATGAACACGAAAGACTTATTAGATCAAATTGCTTTTATAAAAGAAATTGATAAAGTAAAATACATTCAACGCAAAACGAAATTGTTTAACAGCGACCGTTGCGAAAATGACGCAGAACACAGTTGGCATTTGGCATTAATGGCAATTGTTTTAGCAGAGCATTCAAACGAACCGATTGATGTTTTGAAAGTCGTAAAAATGGTTTTGATTCATGATATAGTAGAAATTGACGCTGGCGATGTTTTTATTTATGATACCATAAAAAGTCATGATAATACAGATGAAGAGCGTTTGGCAGCAAATAGGATTTTTGGCTTGTTGCCTAAAAATCAAGCGGATGAATTAATTTCAATTTGGGAAGAATTTGAAGCTGGAGAAACCAACGAAGCCAAATTTGCAAGATCGATGGACAGATTAGAGCCTTTATTGCAAAACACTTCTAACAACGGCGGAACATGGAAAGAGTTTGGAGTGAAGTACGATAAAGTCTATGAAAAGAAAAGCGTCATTAAAACCGGTTCAAAATCGATATGGAATTACGCTGAAGGTTTGATTAATGAAAGCGTTGAAAAAGGGATTTTGAAGAAAGAATAA
- a CDS encoding MBL fold metallo-hydrolase, with translation MKIEQIYTGCLAQGAYYITSNGEAAIIDPLRETQPYLDRLERDGVKLKYIFETHFHADFVSGHVDLSKETGAPIVYGPNAACEFDCISAKDGQEFKLGKVTIKVLHTPGHTMESTTFLLIDENGKDHAIFSGDTLFIGDVGRPDLAQKAAGMTQDQLAGILFHSLRDKIMTLADDVIVYPAHGAGSACGKNMSKETVSTIGNQKATNYALRADMTEEEFIKEVTDGLLPPPAYFSMNVAMNKQGYESFETVLHNGMKAINVTEFEAVAEETGALILDTRSAADFSKAFIPQSINIGINGDFAPWVGTLIANVKQPIILVTTVGLEEETVTRLSRVGFDTIIGHLEGGFEAWQKAGFETDSVKRITAEQFANEVDIQKDKIIDIRKETEYEAEHIEDAYSKPLAYINDWVKDINPNEHFYLHCAGGYRSMIAASILQARGFRNFSEVEGGFGAISKTNVPKSDFVCQSKTLKA, from the coding sequence ATGAAAATAGAGCAAATTTACACCGGATGCCTTGCGCAAGGTGCATACTATATCACCTCAAATGGCGAAGCGGCCATTATTGATCCGCTTAGAGAAACGCAACCTTACTTAGATCGTTTAGAACGTGACGGAGTAAAGTTGAAATATATTTTTGAAACACATTTTCACGCCGATTTCGTTTCTGGACACGTCGATTTAAGCAAAGAAACTGGAGCGCCAATCGTTTACGGACCAAATGCTGCTTGTGAGTTTGACTGTATTTCTGCAAAAGACGGACAAGAATTTAAACTTGGAAAAGTAACTATAAAAGTTTTGCACACGCCAGGACATACTATGGAAAGCACTACTTTTTTATTAATTGACGAAAACGGAAAAGATCACGCGATTTTCTCTGGAGACACTTTATTTATTGGAGATGTTGGTCGTCCTGATTTAGCTCAAAAAGCAGCGGGAATGACGCAAGATCAGTTGGCTGGAATTTTATTTCATTCTTTAAGAGATAAAATCATGACTTTGGCTGATGATGTAATCGTTTATCCGGCTCACGGTGCAGGAAGTGCTTGTGGAAAAAACATGAGCAAAGAAACCGTTTCTACAATTGGAAACCAGAAAGCAACCAATTACGCTCTTCGCGCAGATATGACCGAAGAAGAATTTATTAAAGAAGTTACAGACGGATTATTGCCTCCTCCAGCCTATTTCAGCATGAATGTCGCTATGAATAAACAAGGTTACGAAAGCTTTGAAACTGTTTTACACAACGGAATGAAAGCCATAAATGTAACCGAATTCGAAGCCGTTGCTGAAGAAACTGGCGCTTTGATTTTAGATACAAGAAGCGCGGCCGATTTTAGTAAAGCATTTATTCCGCAATCTATTAATATTGGTATTAATGGCGATTTTGCTCCTTGGGTTGGAACTTTAATTGCTAATGTAAAACAACCAATCATTTTGGTTACTACAGTTGGATTGGAAGAAGAAACCGTAACACGTTTAAGCCGAGTTGGTTTCGATACGATTATCGGACATTTGGAAGGCGGTTTTGAAGCTTGGCAAAAAGCAGGTTTCGAAACAGATTCTGTAAAACGAATTACAGCCGAACAATTTGCTAATGAAGTTGATATTCAAAAAGACAAAATAATCGACATTCGTAAAGAAACCGAATACGAAGCTGAGCATATAGAAGACGCTTACAGCAAACCTTTAGCTTATATTAATGACTGGGTAAAAGACATTAATCCGAATGAGCATTTTTATCTGCATTGCGCAGGAGGTTACAGAAGTATGATTGCCGCTTCAATTTTACAAGCACGCGGATTTAGAAATTTCTCTGAAGTTGAAGGCGGTTTTGGAGCGATTTCTAAAACAAATGTTCCAAAATCGGATTTTGTTTGTCAAAGCAAAACATTAAAAGCATAA
- a CDS encoding YeeE/YedE family protein gives MSILEIIREPWPWYVAGPLIGLTVPILLIIGNKSFGISSSLRHICAACIPANISFFKYDWKKESWNLFFVLGIFLGGFIAAYLLSNPNPVEIAPELSEKLATYGITDHTGLVPSQLFSWESLLTLRGFIMIVVGGFLVGFGTRYAGGCTSGHAIMGLSNLQWPSLVATICFMIGGFVMALLILPYILSL, from the coding sequence ATGAGTATACTTGAAATTATAAGAGAACCATGGCCTTGGTATGTTGCGGGTCCATTAATTGGATTAACAGTTCCAATTTTATTAATTATCGGAAATAAATCTTTCGGGATTAGTTCTTCGTTACGTCATATTTGTGCGGCGTGTATTCCTGCAAATATTTCGTTTTTTAAATACGATTGGAAAAAAGAAAGCTGGAATTTATTCTTCGTTCTCGGAATATTTCTAGGCGGTTTTATTGCTGCTTATTTATTATCAAATCCAAATCCTGTTGAAATAGCTCCTGAATTGTCAGAGAAATTAGCCACTTACGGAATAACAGATCACACAGGTTTAGTGCCTTCACAATTATTTTCTTGGGAAAGTTTATTAACACTCCGTGGATTTATCATGATTGTAGTTGGCGGATTCTTAGTTGGTTTCGGAACTCGTTACGCGGGCGGATGCACAAGCGGACACGCAATTATGGGATTATCAAATTTACAATGGCCTTCTTTAGTGGCAACAATCTGTTTTATGATTGGCGGTTTTGTAATGGCACTTTTGATTTTACCTTATATTCTTTCACTTTAA
- a CDS encoding DUF6691 family protein — protein MNLENKNIDGEGINASQKKETALGNFKYLIVGIFFGIVFVKAEIISWFRIQEMFNLESFHMYGVIGCAVAAGLISVQLIKKFNIKTLQGEKIEIQPKTFNKGQIYGGLLFGFGWAITGACPGPLFAQIGTGATVIVVTLLSAIAGTWVYGLIKDKLPH, from the coding sequence ATGAATTTAGAAAATAAAAATATTGACGGAGAAGGAATAAACGCAAGCCAGAAAAAAGAAACTGCATTAGGAAATTTTAAATATCTAATTGTTGGAATCTTTTTCGGAATTGTATTCGTAAAAGCAGAAATCATTAGTTGGTTTCGTATTCAGGAAATGTTTAATTTGGAATCATTTCACATGTATGGTGTAATCGGCTGCGCTGTAGCGGCTGGGTTAATATCTGTGCAATTGATTAAGAAATTCAATATTAAAACCTTGCAAGGCGAAAAAATTGAAATTCAACCAAAGACTTTCAATAAAGGACAAATCTACGGCGGATTACTATTTGGTTTCGGCTGGGCAATTACTGGCGCTTGTCCAGGACCACTTTTTGCTCAAATTGGTACGGGAGCAACTGTTATTGTAGTTACACTTCTAAGTGCAATTGCGGGAACTTGGGTTTATGGTTTGATAAAAGATAAACTGCCTCATTAA
- a CDS encoding GNAT family N-acetyltransferase, protein MNSKEQLVLRKAVISEVPVIWEILQDAIEQRRLDGSTQWQDGYPNELTVKNDIEKGCGHVLTENESILCYAAIMFDRDPAYENIEGKWLTDGDYTVVHRVAVSKLAKGKGIATKLFEKIEGLSTDNNIYSIKVDTNFDNVPMLKILEKLKYTFCGEVYLRGSARKAFEKQLT, encoded by the coding sequence ATGAATTCTAAAGAACAGCTCGTATTAAGAAAAGCAGTTATTTCTGAAGTTCCAGTAATTTGGGAAATCCTGCAAGATGCCATTGAACAGAGACGATTAGACGGAAGTACACAATGGCAAGACGGTTATCCGAACGAACTTACTGTTAAAAATGATATCGAAAAGGGTTGCGGTCACGTACTAACAGAAAATGAATCTATTTTGTGTTATGCTGCTATTATGTTCGACAGAGATCCTGCTTACGAAAACATCGAAGGCAAATGGCTGACTGATGGCGATTATACTGTTGTACACCGCGTCGCAGTTTCAAAACTAGCAAAAGGAAAAGGGATTGCAACAAAACTATTTGAAAAGATTGAAGGTTTATCTACAGATAATAATATTTATAGCATAAAAGTAGACACCAATTTTGATAATGTCCCGATGCTTAAAATTTTAGAAAAATTGAAATATACTTTTTGTGGCGAAGTCTATTTAAGAGGCTCCGCAAGAAAAGCATTTGAAAAACAATTAACTTAA